A region from the Pelobates fuscus isolate aPelFus1 chromosome 1, aPelFus1.pri, whole genome shotgun sequence genome encodes:
- the SBDS gene encoding ribosome maturation protein SBDS, with the protein MAIFTPTNQIRLTNVAVVRMKKGGKRFEIACYKNKVISWRSGAEKDLDEVLQTHSVFTNVSKGQVSKKEDLLKAFGTEEHTEICKQILAKGELQVSEKERSTQLEQMFRDIATIVADKCVNPETKRPYTVNLIERAMKDIHYSVKATKSTKQQALDVIRQLKETMKIERAQMRLRFILPAKDGKRLKEKLKPLIKQVESEDFNQELEMICLIDPGCLRDIDELIRCETKGKGTLEVLSLKEVEEGDERLE; encoded by the exons ATGGCGATCTTTACTCCCACCAACCAGATCCGCCTGACCAACGTGGCGGTTGTGCGGATGAAGAAAGGGGGGAAGCGATTTGAGATCGCCTGTTACAAGAATAAAGTGATCAGTTGGAGAAGCGGGGC AGAAAAAGATCTTGATGAAGTTCTTCAAACCCACTCTGTGTTTACAAATGTGTCTAAAGGACAGGTTTCTAAGAAAGAAGATCTTCTCAAAGCATTTGGTACTGAAGAACACACAGAAATCTGCAAGCAG ATTTTAGCCAAGGGGGAGCTGCAAGTGTCTGAAAAAGAACGAAGTACGCAATTAGAACAAATGTTTCGAGACATTGCAACGATAGTGGCAGACAAATGTGTCAATCCAGAGACAAAAAGACCTTATACAGTCAATCTGATTGAGCGTGCTATGAAAGATATTCACTACTCTGTAAAAGCTACGAAAAGCACCAAACAGCAG GCATTGGATGTTATCAGACAGCTGAAAGAGACCATGAAGATTGAGAGAGCGCAAATGAGATTGCGTTTCATCCTTCCAGCTAAGGATGGGAAACGCCTGAAGGAGAAGCTGAAGCCACTTATCAAGCAAGTAGAGAGTGAAGATTTTAATCAAGAACTGGAGATG ATATGTTTAATTGACCCTGGCTGCTTACGAGATATTGATGAACTCATCCGCTGTGAGACTAAAGGAAAAGGCACCCTGGAAGTGCTCAGCTTGAAGGAGGTGGAAGAGGGAGATGAAAGGCTGGAGTGA